The nucleotide window CTTCATTTCCGGCAGCGAGAATGCGTTTTCATCGTCATCCCGGGGCATTTTTTTAAGCCGATCCGGGCAGGGGATTTTCACCCCGTCCGCGCTCTTCGCAGGTCATGTCCGTAGCGCGCCGGGAGTGGGTTCGGCACAGGGGGCGGTGCAGAGGAAGTGAATCACGAAAACCCCGGAAAAGGACTGAAAAAGTTAGGGCTGGATAAAAGGCCGCACATCGCGGCCCGGTCGGGGTGGCTGTTTTCCGGGGTTTTTGAGGTTTTGACGCGAGGTGCGTGGATTTCCCGCACCTCGCGTCAAGGTGTCATCTCTTTGATCCGACGTGATATTCCGCGCGGTGCAGGACATTTTTCATGAATAGGGGTGAGGAATTCCGGGTTCGACCGGGGCGCATCCGCTCCACCCGCGCCCGTCAGGCGCGGCCCTTCGTGACGCAGGTGCTGGCGTCGGTGCAGCGGGCCGGTGGCCGGGTGTCGCGTACGGGGAAAATCACCTCTGGCCGCCGCTCCAGTTTCGGGCGCGGCCGGGCCGCTGCTCAAGCCACCAATCGCCTGCTGACCAGCCGTTCGCGGGGCGTCGTGATCAAGGCCCGCGTCGTGCGACATGCGCCGCGCGCCACACCATTGGCGGCGCATCTTTGCTATCTCCGCCGGGAGGGTGTGACGCGGGACGGTGAGGATGCCCACCTGTTCGGGAAGGACAGCGACGACATACGGGCCCCGGACTTCGCCGAACGCTGCGACGGCGACCGCCACCATTTTCGTTTCATCGTCTCCCCTGAGGACGCACCGGAGATGTCGGACCTGCGGGCCTTCGCTCGCGATCTGATGAGGCAGATGGAAGCCGATCTCGGCACGAAACTCGACTGGGTCGCCGTCGATCACTGGAACACAGCACATCCCCATTTGCACGTCATCGTCCGGGGCGTTGCGGAGGACGGTTCCGATCTGGTGATCGCCCGTGATTATATCCGCGAAGGCATGCGCGCCCGTGCCCAGGATCTCGTGACGCTGGAACTCGGGCCGCGTACCGATCACGACATCCACCTGGCGGTCGAGCGGCAGGTGAATGCCGACCGCTGGACTCAATTGGACCGTCAGCTTCAGAGGGACGCTGGGGAAGATGGTGTCATCGTTCTCGGGCGCGCGTCGGGCAAAACGCCGGACGCTTTCGCCACCGTGAAGCTGGGTCGCCTGCGCCGTCTGGAGACCATGGGGCTGGCGCACCAGGTCGGGCCGGATCGCTGGCAGATGGACGAGAGCGCCGAGGCAACCCTGCGGGAGATCAGCGAGCGCAACGATATCATCAAACGGATCCATCGGGGGCTGGCGGAACAGAAGATCGACCGTGCCGCGTCATCCTGGGTAATGGCCGCCGAAGATACCACCGATCCCGTCATCGGCCGGCTGGTTGATCGCGGCCTTGATGATGAGCTGCGCGGCACGGCCTATGCGGTGATCGATGGGATTGATGGACGCACGCACCATGTCCGTCTGCCGCATCTCGAAGCCGCAGGCGACGGGGCGGTCGGTTCCATCGTGGAACTGCGACATTTCACCGACAAACAGGGACGTGACCGTGTCGCGCTGGCCGTCCGTTCGGACGTCACGCTGGAGCGGCAGGTGATGGCGCAGGGGGCCACCTGGCTCGACCGGCAGGCCATCGCGCGGGAGCCTCTTGCCCTGGCGTCCACGGGGTTCGGCGCCGAGATCAAAGAGGCGATGGAAAAGCGGACGGATCATCTGGTGGAGCAGGGGCTGGCCAGCCGCGACGGCGGAAGCATCCGCTACGCCCGGAACCTGATCGCCACGCTGCGCCAGCGGGAGCTGGAAACGCTGGGCCGGAGCCTCGCCGTGACGTCAGGGATGCCGTTCCGGCGGAGCAGCGAAGGCGATCCCGTCACGGGCACCTATCGTGAGCGTTTCAACCTGGCGTCGGGCCGGTTCGCCATGATCGACGACGGACTGGGCTTCGAGTTGGTGCCATGGTCGCCGTCACTGGAAAAACACCGTGGGCGGGAAGTATCGGGCATCATGCGCGGGGATGGAGGGATCGACTGGTCGTTTGCGCGGAAACGTGAGCTTGGGCTGTGATGACCATATGAAGTGAAAAAACAGTTATCAGAGAAAAGCCATTAAATTTTTATCATCAGGACCGAGTGCCTCAATTATTCTGCATTCCCTTATGTTTCCGCCATCGCATGAGTCGATCAGGATATGTAGTTCTCGTCGCAGGGCAGTGAGATCGGCAATCTTGCGATCGATTTCATCAAGATGCTCTCTGGCGATATGATCGACGCTTGCGCAGTCCTGGCTCCCATTGCTCGATAGAGTCAGAAGGTTGCTTACCTGATCAAGCGAAAACCCGAGATCCCGCGCCCGGCGGATAAAGGAAAGCCGCCCCAGTTCAGACGGGCCATAGACGCGGTAATTGCCAGCCGTGCGGGGAGGGGCCGGTAGCATGCCGATTTTCTCGTAATAGCGGATCGTCTCGACTTTTGTGCCGGTCGCCTTGCCCAGTTCCCCGATCGTCAGTGCCATCCCGTTGCTCCGCTGCTATTCCTGTCCGCCAAAATGGTAGCGGATCCCACCGTTGATGACCCGTCCGTCCAGCGGCGCCCAGGCTTCGACCGTCCAGGCACCATCGGGCTCCCGGCGGGACAACAGGAGCGGATCGTAATGTGTCTGGCGGACATTCAGCAGGTTCTCCGCGTTCACGAACAGGGTGACCCGGCCCAGGATCAGTTCCCCCATGGCACCGATCAGAACATAGGGATGGCCACGTGTGCGATAGGGATTGTCCTCAAGGAGTTGCGTGCCTGTGTAATAGGCCTCAAGACCGATCTTCCCGCGATCTTCCTTCTCCCACATCGCCGTGAGACCGCTGGTATGACGCGGCGTCAGGGGCACCATCCTGCGCCCGATTCCCGAAGGTGACGGTTCGGTCGCGTTGACATAGACATAATTGCCCGTGACCGAGAATCCCTCCCATCGATAACGCAGCAGCAATTCCGCGCCGCGTGTGCGGGTCTGGCCCGCCACGTTGACCAGTCTGGCCCGGTCTGCGCCGTCGTCGTCCAGCCGGACGGCATTCCTGATGTTCGAGCCGAACAGGGTAATGTCCCCCTCGAACCCTCCGGCTTTGTAACCGGCCTCGACGGAAGCCGTGTTGGCCGTTTCCGCCTTCAGTCTTGCCAGCGGTTCGAGGCGGGAAAGTCCGACTTCCTCGATTTCCTCGACAAAGGGTGTCGGCGCGTAAAAGCCACGGGCGACGGTACCCCTGAAGGTCCAGTGTCCGGGACGATAGAGCAGCGACAGGCGTGGGCTGACCCGCGAACCGTAACGATTATGATCGTCCCATCTGAGACTGCCGGCAAGCGTCAGGTTTCTGGTGATATCCTGCTCCACCTGCCCGAAAAGTGCCGGCACGGTGTAGCTGTAGTTGAAGTTCTGGAATTCGTGAGAACGGAACAGATCCGCCTGAAACGCCGCCCCGGCAAGCCATGATGTATGGCCGGTCCGGGCGGTGAAAGTGCCTTCGGTAAAGTAGCTTTGTCGCTGGTCGTGCTCGACGGTCTGGCCGAAGCGATAATCGCTATCCTGCGTCATTCCTGATGCACGCAGATGGATGGCACCTAATCCAAGTGGAATCTCCGCGACCATGCCGCCATCGATACGCCTGCTATCGAGTGTCTCCGCAAATGCCTGACCGTCCGGCGCGTCATGTCCCGGCATCGTGCCGCCCTTGCGCTGTTCGGTCATAGCGCCGAGCGTCATCAGCAGCGAGGCACCGCCCGATCCAGACCAGAAGAGGCGTGGTCGGACATTCCACCGGTCATAGCCCGGCATGTCGGCCCAGCCGTCATGATTAAGGTCCTGTCGTGCCTGCCGGTCATAGCCAGCGATGATGGAACCGCTCCAGTTCCACTTGAGTGGCGTGGCCGCATAGATGGCGGCGTCCTGGCCATTGCGGCTGGTGCCGTTGACGATCATGTCGGCTTCCGGCTTTGAGCCCGGCCGTTTTGCGACGAGATTGATCACACCACCCAGCGCGGACGGGCCATACAGGGCTGACGCGGCACCCTTGATGATTTCAACCTGTCCGAGATCAAGCGGCGGGATCTGAAGCAGGCCGATACCGGGCATCTGGCCGCCGTAAAGCGGCAGGCCATCGGAGAGAAGCTGGGTGTAGCGTCCCTTCAGGCCCTGGATGCGGATATTCGCAGCACCCAGGGTGGGGGAGGTAATCTGCGTTCTGATGCCCGGCGTCTCGCTGACCATCATGGCGATATTGCCCGGGGTCATCATCAGTTTCTCTTCGATTTCCTCCCGATCCAGCACCTCAACCTTGATAGGTTCCTTTTCCGCGCTGCGCCCGGAACGGGTGGCGTGGACGACAATCTCCTCGCTTTTCTCGTTGTCACCTTTTCCAGGTTCACCTGCTTCGTCCGCTCTTGACGGCTTTGTCGATAGCGTCAGTAGGGCAATAATGGCCCACAGCACCCGACAGTGAAAATGAGCGTTTCGTGCCAACCAGCTACTCCGGGACGAGACAGAGGGGGATCCCCGTATCGTAGAGGTTTTAAGGGTTGTAGCTGCTACAGGGTCAAGCGGGCGGGTTATTCCAGGTATTGACCTCTGAGTGGTTACAATTTTCCACGATGGCTACTCCCGTGGGGTCTGCCGCAGGCTTCGATCTTTCTGATGCGCGATGATCCCTCGTTTGACCGCCGCGAATATGTCTACCGGCAGGAAGCCCCAGGCAAAACAGTCGGGTTGATTGCGTGAAACGGGCCGCAGATCATAGCCCGGCCACACGAAGCGGTTGAGTTCGGCGGTTATGATCCAGGACGGTTCGTCATCCAGCCCAAGGCGTCGTTTGACGTTTGCCGGGAGTGCCACTGCATGTGGGTCGTCCGGTTGGGAATGGGTGATCGGCACGACATAAACCTGGCAGTCGCCGTCAGTATCGGCGGCAGCAACCACGATGGCACAGGGCCGGGCTTTCCGGCCTTCCTCGGCACCGGCGCGATGCTGGTCATGCCAGAGATAGGAATACGAGATGACCAGGCCAGGCGTCGGCTCGGGAATGGGCACGATGCGCGCTTACTGACCGACAGTGTAGCGGTGTTCCTCGGGGATCTCCGCAGCTTCGATCAGGGCAATCTCATGATCGTTGAGATCGGTCGCGGCGATGGCTTCGCGCTGGGCCTGTTTCAATGCGTGAAAGGTCTGGGCCGAGACGATATAAACCGTCTCCCGACCATACTTCGTGACTTTCACCGGTTCGGTGAGCGCACGGTCATGATAGGCGCCGAAATTCTTCTGCACGTCGGATGAGGTCACGGTCGTGGACATGGAAGCACCCTTCCTTTTTATCTATCTTCCGTAAGATACGGATTTCTGGTCGGGCGTGCAAGACCGGATTCCGCAACGCGCAAGTATTTCTTCGCTCCAGCCCGCTCTGGTACGATGGGTGCCGGATCATGCTTGCACGCGGGAAAACCCCGGTTCTTCGCTGTCTCCCATGACAAGGGGAGGGATCGATGGACCAGCCGGGAACACGTATCCAGTGGGGGCAGGCGCTCATGGTCCTGTCCATGATCGTGCTGTCCTGGTGGACGGCGACACAATGGACGGCCTGGGAACTGGCGTTCCAGCCAGAACTTGGCCGCCCGTGGTTCACCATCCTGCACCGCTGGCCGGTCTATGCCCCGCCGCTGTTCTTCTGGTGGTGGTACGAGTTCGACGCTTACGCCCCGGCGGTCTTCGCGCGCGGCGCCTGGATCGCGGGTTCGGGCGGGGTGCTGGCTTTTGCAGCGGCCGTAGCGCTGTCCGTCCACCGCGCCCGCGAGGCGAAGCGCGCCGCGACCTATGGGTCCGCTCGCTGGGCCGAGGATGCGGAAATCCGCGCGGCGGGGCTGCTGGGCGAGGACGGCGTCGTGCTGGGCAAATACCGCCGCTCCTATCTCCGGCATGACGGTCCCGAACACGTCCTGACCTTCGCACCGACACGCACCGGCAAGGGCGTGGGCATGGTGATCCCCACACTCCTGACCTGGCCGGGGTCGGCCATCATACATGACATCAAGGGCGAGAACTGGCAGATCACCGCCGGTTTCCGGAATCGCTTCGGGCGGGTGCTGCTGTTCGATCCCACCAACCCGGCCTCCTCGGCCTACAACCCGCTGCTGGAGGTCCGGCGCGGGGCGTCGGAGGTTCGCGATGTCCAGAACATCGCCGATATCCTGGTCGATCCCGAGGGGTCGCTGGAACGGCGCAACCACTGGGAGAAGACATCCCATGCCCTGCTGGTCGGGGCGATCCTGCATGTGCTCTACGCCGAGGACGACAAGACGCTCGCCGGGGTGGCGAAATTCCTCTCCGATCCGAAGCGGTCGATCGAGGCGACCCTGTCGGCCATGATGCGGACATCGCATCTCGGGAAGGCAGGGCCGCATCCCGTCGTGGCGTCGGCGGCGCGGGAACTGCTGAACAAGTCGGACAACGAGCGCTCCGGCGTGCTGTCCACCGCCATGTCGTTTCTCGGTCTCTACCGCGATCCGGTGGTGGCCACCGTGACCAGCCGCTGCGAATGGCGGATCGGTGATCTGCTGGAGGGCGATCAGCC belongs to Acetobacter sp. and includes:
- a CDS encoding MerR family transcriptional regulator; amino-acid sequence: MALTIGELGKATGTKVETIRYYEKIGMLPAPPRTAGNYRVYGPSELGRLSFIRRARDLGFSLDQVSNLLTLSSNGSQDCASVDHIAREHLDEIDRKIADLTALRRELHILIDSCDGGNIRECRIIEALGPDDKNLMAFL
- a CDS encoding relaxase/mobilization nuclease domain-containing protein; its protein translation is MNRGEEFRVRPGRIRSTRARQARPFVTQVLASVQRAGGRVSRTGKITSGRRSSFGRGRAAAQATNRLLTSRSRGVVIKARVVRHAPRATPLAAHLCYLRREGVTRDGEDAHLFGKDSDDIRAPDFAERCDGDRHHFRFIVSPEDAPEMSDLRAFARDLMRQMEADLGTKLDWVAVDHWNTAHPHLHVIVRGVAEDGSDLVIARDYIREGMRARAQDLVTLELGPRTDHDIHLAVERQVNADRWTQLDRQLQRDAGEDGVIVLGRASGKTPDAFATVKLGRLRRLETMGLAHQVGPDRWQMDESAEATLREISERNDIIKRIHRGLAEQKIDRAASSWVMAAEDTTDPVIGRLVDRGLDDELRGTAYAVIDGIDGRTHHVRLPHLEAAGDGAVGSIVELRHFTDKQGRDRVALAVRSDVTLERQVMAQGATWLDRQAIAREPLALASTGFGAEIKEAMEKRTDHLVEQGLASRDGGSIRYARNLIATLRQRELETLGRSLAVTSGMPFRRSSEGDPVTGTYRERFNLASGRFAMIDDGLGFELVPWSPSLEKHRGREVSGIMRGDGGIDWSFARKRELGL
- a CDS encoding TonB-dependent receptor plug domain-containing protein, translating into MARNAHFHCRVLWAIIALLTLSTKPSRADEAGEPGKGDNEKSEEIVVHATRSGRSAEKEPIKVEVLDREEIEEKLMMTPGNIAMMVSETPGIRTQITSPTLGAANIRIQGLKGRYTQLLSDGLPLYGGQMPGIGLLQIPPLDLGQVEIIKGAASALYGPSALGGVINLVAKRPGSKPEADMIVNGTSRNGQDAAIYAATPLKWNWSGSIIAGYDRQARQDLNHDGWADMPGYDRWNVRPRLFWSGSGGASLLMTLGAMTEQRKGGTMPGHDAPDGQAFAETLDSRRIDGGMVAEIPLGLGAIHLRASGMTQDSDYRFGQTVEHDQRQSYFTEGTFTARTGHTSWLAGAAFQADLFRSHEFQNFNYSYTVPALFGQVEQDITRNLTLAGSLRWDDHNRYGSRVSPRLSLLYRPGHWTFRGTVARGFYAPTPFVEEIEEVGLSRLEPLARLKAETANTASVEAGYKAGGFEGDITLFGSNIRNAVRLDDDGADRARLVNVAGQTRTRGAELLLRYRWEGFSVTGNYVYVNATEPSPSGIGRRMVPLTPRHTSGLTAMWEKEDRGKIGLEAYYTGTQLLEDNPYRTRGHPYVLIGAMGELILGRVTLFVNAENLLNVRQTHYDPLLLSRREPDGAWTVEAWAPLDGRVINGGIRYHFGGQE
- a CDS encoding type II toxin-antitoxin system Phd/YefM family antitoxin, which encodes MSTTVTSSDVQKNFGAYHDRALTEPVKVTKYGRETVYIVSAQTFHALKQAQREAIAATDLNDHEIALIEAAEIPEEHRYTVGQ
- a CDS encoding conjugal transfer protein TraG; translated protein: MDQPGTRIQWGQALMVLSMIVLSWWTATQWTAWELAFQPELGRPWFTILHRWPVYAPPLFFWWWYEFDAYAPAVFARGAWIAGSGGVLAFAAAVALSVHRAREAKRAATYGSARWAEDAEIRAAGLLGEDGVVLGKYRRSYLRHDGPEHVLTFAPTRTGKGVGMVIPTLLTWPGSAIIHDIKGENWQITAGFRNRFGRVLLFDPTNPASSAYNPLLEVRRGASEVRDVQNIADILVDPEGSLERRNHWEKTSHALLVGAILHVLYAEDDKTLAGVAKFLSDPKRSIEATLSAMMRTSHLGKAGPHPVVASAARELLNKSDNERSGVLSTAMSFLGLYRDPVVATVTSRCEWRIGDLLEGDQPVSLYFVIPPSDISRTKPLIRLILNQIGRRLTEDLSGREGRRRLLLMLDEFPALGRLDFFESALAFMAGYGIKAFLIAQSLNQIDKAYGQNNSILDNCHVRVSFATNDERTAKRVSDGLGVATEIRSQKNYAGHRLSPWLGHLMVSRQESARPLMTVGEVMQIPAREEVVMVAGCPPIRARKARYFRDRRFVERVLPPPDPAQLPRPVRPDDWSGRALPATLSPEKTSAAEPDKPDDADSDESLGTGRKWSREHDPAETGKHRARTAPDLFGEEPPPDPEARDRADLTRIARQAGLDRGNDLGL